In Chitinophaga oryzae, the sequence AAAACAAGGATACGTTTCATATCTTTTATGATTTTTGAATCTGCCCTCCAAGATACAATATTCGTCTCCGCGATAATAGCCCATCCGCATCGCAGCAGGAATCATAAACTAAATTTAACCATACATCCCGCTTTCATTATCTTGGTATAATAAAAAGAAAAGATGTTTGGTTGCATAGTATTGGCCGCAGGCCTCTCGATATACCCACCGGTAAAGGCCGCAGCGACAGCCGGGAACGACTGTACAGCGTTCGTCAGGCCACATTCTGCGGACACCGCGGCACCTGCGGCAAACAGTGCGGTATCAACTTCTTCCCTGCCGAAAGCTGACAATGTCATCCGGGCTTTTATGACGCAGTACCAGGTGCCGGGGATGGCTGTCGCCATTACCCGCAACGGTAAACTGGTATACGCCAAAGGGTTTGGTACGGCCAACCGCAGCACCGGCGAACAAGTGACGGCAGACAGCCGTTTCCGTATCGCCAGTGTTTCTAAAAGTATAACGGCAGTGGCTATACTGAAACTGGTTGAGGCTAAAAAAATTTCCCTGCAGGATAAGGTATTCGGCCCCGGCTGCCTGCTGGGCAATGTCTATGGCAGCAAGCCCTATAGCAGCCGGCTACAGGCTGTTACAGTAGAACACCTGCTGCAGCATACCGCCGGCGGATGGTCCAACAACGCCAACGATCCCATGTTCAGCCACCCGGAATGGCCGGCAGCTACTTTACTGGCCCGCACGATTGACCAGCAGCCGCTGGAAAACGATCCCGGCACGGTATACGCCTACTCCAATTTCGGATACTGTATCCTTGGACGTATTATAGAGAAGGTATCAGGCAAAAGCTACGCCGCCTATGTGCAGGAAGCAGTGTTACAGCCCGCTGGTATCCGGCATATGGAGATCGGCGGCAACACGCTGTCAGACAGGAAGCCCGGAGAAGTGGTGTACTACGGGCAGCTCGGCCAGGGTCCCTACAATTTTAACCTCTCCAGAATGGACGCCCATGGCGGCTGGATAGCATCGGCCACCGACCTGGCCCGTTTTCTCACCGCTGTGGACGGTTTTGCCTCCCGCCCGGATATCTTGTCCCCGGCTGCCGTCAAAGCCATGACTACCGGCTCACACGCCAATGCCGGCTATGCGCTCGGATGGGCCGTGAATGCGTGGAACAACTGGTGGCATGCCGGATCCCTGCCCGGTACCGCCAGCGAAATCGTACGTGCGGCCAACGGGTTTAACTGGGTGGTACTCTGCAATACCCGCACGGATAGATCTTTTTTCAATGATCTCGACGGGCTGGTATGGCAGATCGTTAACGACCGGCAGCTGGTATGGCCGGACGCAGACCTGTTCGCACCCCGCTGACTCACTCCTTCAGCGCCAGCAGGGTATCGTTGATCCGGTTGATCCGCCGTTGCCACAATTGCCACAACAGTACCATTTGTATGACTATCGCGATGGTGATGCCGGCCAGCAGCCAGTATTTGGGCGTGGTCCAGTTGATGCCGCTGCAAAAAAACAACAGTATGCCGCCCCAGCCCAGTACCCTTGACCCTACCGATAGCCAGGCATATTGCTGAAGTTGCCGCACTTTCAGCTGCAGGGATTGTAAGATGTCCGGCGCTTTCAGCCGGCCTGCCGCCAGCAGGTAACCATTGATATGCTGCACCAGCATGCAGGCCACCGACAGTACCAGTATAATGTTCAGGTACAGCGGCCTGGTATGGCCGTCAAAAAAATCATAATATGCCAGCAGGAACAGGACATAGCAACCGCTCTCCAGTATCAGCTGCCGGCGGATGCGGGACATGACGGGGTGCCCGCCCCTGGTACGCAGCAGCGCGGAAAGATCGCTATGCGCCGGTAGTTTTGCCTGTTGCCAGGCGGCTTTTAATGGATCATTTGTCATGGGTCATGATTTTAGAATGGTCTTTAGTTTGGTTTTGATACGATTGAGCTTTACGCCTACATAATTCACGTCAATGCCGGTAATAGCGGCAATCTCCTGATAGGTAAGGTCCTCGAGGTAAAGGGTGATAATGGCTTTCTCTGCATCGGAGAGTTGCTGCAGCGCCTGGAACAACTGCTCCTGCTGCTCCGTCAGCGCCGGGGCAGGAACGGCCACATGATCGGGCAGCGTATCCGGATAACTCACCCGGGGACTCTTTTTACGAAAGGACGCCAGCGCCGTATTCAGCGCAATCCGGTAGATCCAGGAAGATAGCTTCGCCTGGCCCTGGAAGGATGGATACGACTTCCAGAGCTGGTAAACGATTTCCTGAAAAAGGTCTTCCCTGTCTTCCGGCGTGTCGCGGTACAAACGGCATATCTTATGAAGAATGCCCTCATGCTGCCGCAGCAGACCTAAAAATGTTTCCTGGTTCATGAACAGCAGCTGTTTGGGGATATTAGTTGCTGCGGAAGCAAAAAAACTTACAGATGGCGTGGAAATTTTAAAATTTGGTTATTGAGGGCTGTTTCCTATAGACAGCCCCCCAATAGCCCAATAACCCAATATCAAAATACTGAAACTTTCTGCACAGTCGCTAAATTGCGGGTAGTGGCCACAAGGCCCAGCTTCTTTTCGAGATAGTTGTTGGAGAAAGGTGGTGCGCCCATATTCTTTTTCATCAGCACATATACCTCTTTCCCGTTCATCCGGTAGGTCTCTATGTCGCTTTGCATGGTCTCCAGCACCGCCGCGGCCTTATCACCCGGCAGCGTTTGCAGAAAAGCAATATATATCTGCAGGTCTTTGTCCGGAACAATACCAGGATAAGGATTGTTGTTCAGCACTGCCTGTAGGTCGGCCACGCTCCGGATACAGGCCGGCACCTCAAAACCCAGGTTTTTGGCCAGCAACCGCTCTATTTCAGGTTCCAGCGCTGCACCTTTACCGGCGGCATCGAAGATAACATTGCCGCTTTGGATATAGGTCTTCACATTTTTAAAACCCGCCTGCTCAAACAGCGCCCGTAATACCTCCATTTTTACCTGTCGGCCACCTACATTGACGGCCCGCAGGAATGCAACGTACCTGGTCATAACCTCGTTAGTTTTTGCCCCAATACTACGGCAAAGAATCCATAAAAAAGAGCGCCCATCACAATGGCAAGATAATCGATGCTTTTCCTGAAAACATGCGGCTGCTGCCGGTAAAACAGTAGGATCGCGCTGGCGGCAACAATCATCAGCAGCCAGAAAACGGGCTTATGGCGCCCCTGTACCTCCCTCGGCAGGAAAGGACGCGGCAACCGCAGGAAAAACCAGAACAATAACAGCAATCCCACCGCGGAAGTGAGGTATTGCAGCAGGTACCAGGTCTCCATCGGTGAACCGAAAACCATCACGTCACCCTGTAAAAAAGAAAATAACTGCACAAAATACCCTGGCCCATGCGTAAAAGCATCCAGGAAAAAATGCGTAAGCGTACCGGCAATGACAGACAATATCACAACCCCATAATTTTTCCGGAAATAACTGCCCCAGTGGAAATACCGGAAATAATGCAGCCGCGCTGCGGCCCATACCGGCAGATAACGGATCAGCGCAGGTTTGGCCGCTTCATGATATAAGAAGGCCAACAGCAGCGCAAGCGGCACGTCATATACGAAAATGCCCCACCATTCATGGCCGTCATCAAAATAAGGGTCAAACAATAAAAAATAGAAAAAGTCAGGTACCATGGCGCCTATCATCAGGCCGGTCATGGAAAAGAAGGGTCGCTGTCTGCAGGCAAGCGGCAAAACAATGGCTATATGAGAGATCGTAAAAGGCATAGCGGCATAGTTGTGACTAAATTTAACGCATATGTAGATATTATGTTAAAATTCGAAAAGTTAAATTATCCCCTGAAGGCAAAATGTCCATCATTTCCGGTATTTAATCCAATGCATAAAAGAAAGACGGGAACTAAATTTGTCAGGTCTTTGAAAACATAAAAAAACAATGTGCTATGACTAACTGGAAAATTGATGAATCACACAGCGAAATAGGATTCAAAGTAAAACATCTCATGATCACTAACGTAAGCGGCTACTTTACCCGCTTCTCCGGTAGTATCCAGACAGAAAGCGAGGATTTTCACGACGCAACGATCTCCTTCGAAGCAGCAGCTGACAGTATCGACACACAGAACGCACAAAGAGACGAACACCTGCGCAACGGCGAGTTTTTCGACTCCACCAACCACCCGAAAATCAGCTTCGTCTCTACCAAAGTGAAAAAGATAGATGACGAAAAATATAAACTGACGGGAAATCTCACTATTAAGGGGCAAACCCACCCAATTGAACTGGATGTGGAACACAGCGGTATCACCGTCGACCCCTGGGGCCAGCAGAAGGCCGGCTTTGCCCTGAAAGGCCGCCTTCACCGCACTGACTACGGCCTGCGCTGGAATGCCACCACCGAAGCCGGCGGCATTGTCCTCAGCGACGAGGTAAAACTCAACATGGAAATACAATTGGTCAAATCCTGAATCAATTACGAATACGGATTACGAATTACGAATTGAGGGCTTCTTTGTAGAGCGGTTATTAAGCAACCTTTCTAAAAGGAGGCCCTCAATTCGTAATTCGTGATTCGTAATTCGTAATTTCGCCGGAGATAACCAGCGTAAATGAAATTTGAACAATACAATATATCTCCTGAAATTAAGGATAGCCTGGCTGAACTGGGCTTTAAACGTCCTACGGACATTCAGTTCAAAGCCATCCCCTCTATTCTGAAGGGAGACGATGTAATGGCCATTGCCCAGACAGGTACGGGCAAAACGGCCGCTTTTGCCATTCCGGTACTGCACCGGCTCCAGCAACAGGACCGCCGCTACCGGAAAGACAAATATGAGGTGAAATGCCTGGTAATGGTGCCTACCCGCGAACTGGCCATACAAATCGCCGAAGTGTTCCAGCAGATCGGCCAGTATACGGAACTCCGTATCCTCGCCCTCGTAGGCGGCGTAGACCAGGGACCGCAGATCAAATACCTGGAAAAGGGCGTGGATGTGCTCATCGCCACCCCCGGCCGTATGTTTGACCAGCTGAACCAGGAGCACCTGGACCTCAGCAAAGTACAAATCCTGATCCTCGATGAAGCAGACCATATGCTGGACCTGGGCTTTATCCGCGATATCCGCGATGTGATCAAACGCATTCCCCGCCAGCACCAAACGCTGTTTTTCTCCGCTACTCTCGATAAAGACATTAAAGACCTCGCTTACTCCGTGGTCAACAACCCTATCCGTATACAGATCTCTCCCGATGACCCGGTGTCTAAAAACGTGACCCACTCCGTAGCCTACGTGGAAATGGACGATAAACGCTTTTTCCTCGAACGGCTGGTTCGGGAATTCCCGGACAAAAAAATACTGGTGTTCGTACGGACGAAAGTACGCGCAGAAAGAGTAGTGGCCGCCATGGCCCGCGTGGAAATCAAAGCCCTCGCCATGCACGGCGGCAAAGAACAGGATGACCGCCTGCAGGTAATGGAAGAATTCAAAAAAGGCGATGCGCGTTTACTGGTAACGACCGATGTGAACGCCCGCGGTATTGATATCCCCAATGTGGACTACGTCGTTAACTACGACCTGCCGGACGTGCCGGAGAATTATGTGCACCGCGTAGGCCGTACCGGCCGCGGCGTACAGAAAGGCCGTGCGGTATCTTTCTGCAGCACTGAAGAAAAACCGCTGCTGGACGCTATCCAGAAATTCCTGGGTAAGGAAATCACGGAAATGAAAAT encodes:
- a CDS encoding serine hydrolase domain-containing protein, with protein sequence MTQYQVPGMAVAITRNGKLVYAKGFGTANRSTGEQVTADSRFRIASVSKSITAVAILKLVEAKKISLQDKVFGPGCLLGNVYGSKPYSSRLQAVTVEHLLQHTAGGWSNNANDPMFSHPEWPAATLLARTIDQQPLENDPGTVYAYSNFGYCILGRIIEKVSGKSYAAYVQEAVLQPAGIRHMEIGGNTLSDRKPGEVVYYGQLGQGPYNFNLSRMDAHGGWIASATDLARFLTAVDGFASRPDILSPAAVKAMTTGSHANAGYALGWAVNAWNNWWHAGSLPGTASEIVRAANGFNWVVLCNTRTDRSFFNDLDGLVWQIVNDRQLVWPDADLFAPR
- a CDS encoding RNA polymerase sigma factor; its protein translation is MNQETFLGLLRQHEGILHKICRLYRDTPEDREDLFQEIVYQLWKSYPSFQGQAKLSSWIYRIALNTALASFRKKSPRVSYPDTLPDHVAVPAPALTEQQEQLFQALQQLSDAEKAIITLYLEDLTYQEIAAITGIDVNYVGVKLNRIKTKLKTILKS
- a CDS encoding DUF1697 domain-containing protein, yielding MTRYVAFLRAVNVGGRQVKMEVLRALFEQAGFKNVKTYIQSGNVIFDAAGKGAALEPEIERLLAKNLGFEVPACIRSVADLQAVLNNNPYPGIVPDKDLQIYIAFLQTLPGDKAAAVLETMQSDIETYRMNGKEVYVLMKKNMGAPPFSNNYLEKKLGLVATTRNLATVQKVSVF
- a CDS encoding DUF4184 family protein, coding for MPFTISHIAIVLPLACRQRPFFSMTGLMIGAMVPDFFYFLLFDPYFDDGHEWWGIFVYDVPLALLLAFLYHEAAKPALIRYLPVWAAARLHYFRYFHWGSYFRKNYGVVILSVIAGTLTHFFLDAFTHGPGYFVQLFSFLQGDVMVFGSPMETWYLLQYLTSAVGLLLLFWFFLRLPRPFLPREVQGRHKPVFWLLMIVAASAILLFYRQQPHVFRKSIDYLAIVMGALFYGFFAVVLGQKLTRL
- a CDS encoding YceI family protein, which gives rise to MTNWKIDESHSEIGFKVKHLMITNVSGYFTRFSGSIQTESEDFHDATISFEAAADSIDTQNAQRDEHLRNGEFFDSTNHPKISFVSTKVKKIDDEKYKLTGNLTIKGQTHPIELDVEHSGITVDPWGQQKAGFALKGRLHRTDYGLRWNATTEAGGIVLSDEVKLNMEIQLVKS
- a CDS encoding DEAD/DEAH box helicase, translated to MKFEQYNISPEIKDSLAELGFKRPTDIQFKAIPSILKGDDVMAIAQTGTGKTAAFAIPVLHRLQQQDRRYRKDKYEVKCLVMVPTRELAIQIAEVFQQIGQYTELRILALVGGVDQGPQIKYLEKGVDVLIATPGRMFDQLNQEHLDLSKVQILILDEADHMLDLGFIRDIRDVIKRIPRQHQTLFFSATLDKDIKDLAYSVVNNPIRIQISPDDPVSKNVTHSVAYVEMDDKRFFLERLVREFPDKKILVFVRTKVRAERVVAAMARVEIKALAMHGGKEQDDRLQVMEEFKKGDARLLVTTDVNARGIDIPNVDYVVNYDLPDVPENYVHRVGRTGRGVQKGRAVSFCSTEEKPLLDAIQKFLGKEITEMKINKGDYEDTIRFSEEAPNDNWQLLIDQHHEEMAKLGKKKKKKK